ATGATCAGCATTGCATCACCGTAAGTAAAAAACTTGTACTTCTCTTTGATGGCAATTTCATAGGCTTTCATGATCAGATCATAACCTCCAAATGCACAGGCCGACATCAGAAGGATCGACTCAGGCAGCTGAAAATTAGATATCATTGCATTGGCAATTTTAAAGTCGTAAGGAGGAAAGACAAACTTATCTGTCCATCCTTCCACGGCTTTCAGATGCCCGCTCGCCGATACGGATGATTCGATCGCCTTTAGCGAAGTGGTACCTACTGCGCATACACGTTTTTTTGCATCAATTGCCTTGTTGATCACATCTGCGCTTGCCTGGGTGATCCTGTAATTTTCCGAATCGGTTTTGTGTTTGGTCAGATCTTCCACATCCACATTACGGAATGTTCCGAGCCCTACGTGCAGGGTAATGGGCGCAAAATCCACGCCTTTAATTTCGAGCCGTTTCATCATTGCTTTCGTAAAGTGGAGCCCGGCGGTAGGCGCTGCCACCGCTCCGATATGCTCAGCAAAGATCGTCTGGAAACGCTCTCTGTCGGAGCTTTCCACTTTCCGGCGGGTAATAATTTCAGGGGGAAGTGGTGTTTCTCCCAATTCATCCACCAGTTTCATGAATGCATCATTGTCGCCGTCGTATAGAAACCTTATGGTACGGCCGCGAGACGTAGTATTATCAATTACCTCAGCTACCAGATCGCTATCCCCGAAATACAGTTTGTTCCCTACCCGGATCTTGCGTGCCGGATCAACCAGTACATCCCATAACCGCATTTCACGGTTTAGTTCTCTTAAAAGAAATACTTCGATTTTAGCACCTGTTTTTTCTTTCTGACCATACAGCCGCGCCGGAAAAACTTTGGTATCATTGATCGCCATTACGTCGCCGTCGTCGAAATAGTTAATAAGGTCTGAGAATGATTTATGTTCTATTTCGCCTGTTTTCCGGTGAACCACCATCAGACGGGACTCGCCACGGTCTGATGGATGAAGGGCAATCAGGCTTTGGGGGAGATCAAATTTAAATTCGGATAGCTTCATAGCTGGTTTTTCAGTGTATATCGATAGTCGGTCAGGCAGATAAGGACTTGTCTTTTAGCTTTGAATTACTTCTCGTGATTTCCTGAAAAAAAGTTATCACCTGCATAGTCAAAAGGAGAATACCCGGTTCTGTTACTGACTCAATAATGCCTGAATGGAAGAAAATTCACAATTCAGTCATTATAAAAAATTAAGACCGCAAAAGTAGTGTTTTTTTTGTAAAAATCCAATAAATCACAGGGCTTTCGAGTCAGTGGCGCCGCTGTTTCCATTTGGACTGGTTTGCCTCCCGGCCGGTGCCGTCAGGTACGGTATGAGTAGCTGATTTTGTCAGTGCCTCGGAGGTAATCAGTGCTGCCAGGGCCAGTTCTTCCTGTGTCGGAATCTGGCTGAGCAAGGCAGGTTTAAAATAAGTACCTACAAAATTCGTATCAAAACGTCCGCTGATAAATTCCTCATGACACATGACAAACCTGCAGAAACCCAACGTTGTTTTTACCCCGCTGATGTGATACTCTTCAATGGCCCTCACCATTTTGTGGATAGCCTCCTTGCGGTTTTCCCCGTAGGTGATCAGCTTGGAAATCATGGGGTCGTAATAGAGAGGAATTTCCATGCCTTGTTCAAAGCCGTCGTCCACCCGTATCCCATTACCCTTCGGAGTTCTGTAGGTTTGCAAAGTGCCTACGCCGGGCAGAAAATTGTTTTCCGGATCTTCGGCATAAATCCTTGATTCCACGGCATGCCCTTTGATGAAGATATCTCGCTGCCGAATGGACAACTCCCGTCCCTCGGCAATGAATATCATTTGTTTGACCAGGTCTACCCCGGTAATGAGTTCGGTCACCGGGTGTTCTACCTGTAAACGCGTATTCATTTCCAGGAAATAGAAATTCCTATTTTCATCCAGGATGAATTCCACGGTACCCGCGCCATAATATCCGCAGGATCTCGCCACATCTACGGCACAGCGCCCCATCTCATTGCGGATGTTATCATCAATTGAAATGGAAGGAGCTTCTTCGATTACCTTCTGGTGCCGCCGTTGTATGGAGCATTCGCGTTCGAACAAATGAATGATATTGCCGTGCTTATCGCCCAGTATCTGGATCTCGATGTGTTTTGGGGAAGTGATATACTTTTCAATGAATACGGAGCCGTCACCAAAGGAAGAGAGAGCCTCGCTGACCGCCCTGTCCATTTGTTCATCAAATGCCGTTTCGTCTTCAACCACGCGCATCCCTTTTCCGCCGCCACCGGCACTTGCTTTGATCAATACCGGATAGCCGATCTGTTTTGCAATCTGCTTTGCCTGATCCCTGTCCGTAATGGCTTCGGAGGTTCCGGGTACCATTGGGATGTTGTATCGGGCGGCAGCCTGCTTGGCAGCCAGTTTGCTTCCCATGATCTCGATTGCAGAAGACGAAGGGCCGATAAAAGTAATGCCAGCTTCTTCTGCCTGTTTGGCAAAGGCCGCATTTTCGGATAAAAAGCCGTATCCCGGATGGATAGCATCTACTCCAAGAGCCCGGCATGCCTCTATGATCCTCGTTCCGTTAAGATAAGACTCCGCCGAGGGTGGCGGGCCAATACATACGGCTTCGTCTGCATATCGGACATGGGGAGATTTTCTGTCTGCCTCACTGAAGACAGCTACGGTTTTTATGTTCATTTCCCGGGCTGTCCTCATAATCCGCATGGCAATTTCACCGCGGTTGGCAATCAGAATTTTTTTTATTTCGGGCATAAGGATTCAGAACTGATCAAAATCATTAAATAAACGGACTTATTGTAAAAGTACATTTTATAAATTTCCTAACTTACAAGTTGCTGCATGTTAGGTAAGTATTAATCTTGGGTTATTTTTTTTAATTTTGCACTTATCTAACATTTATAAGATTTGATTACCCACATAAATAAGAAGAGAGTGGATATTTTTGAGAAACTGCACAACAATTCTGGGCCGATCGGTACCCCTGCTAAAATGCTGAATAGCCATCATTATTTTTCATTTCCGATGCTCGAAGGAGAACTTGGGCCGAAAATGAGATTTATGGGGCGTGAGGTTTTAAACTGGAGCCTGAATAACTATCTGGGGCTGGCCAATCATCCGGAGGTACGTAAAGTGGATGCTGAGGCCGCGGCCAAATGGGGGCTGGCTTATCCAATGGGTGCCCGAATGATGTCAGGAAATTCTACGCTTCATGAGGCATTTGAGAAAGAACTTGCTGAATTTGTTGGGAAAAAAGATGCATTTCTCCTGAATTACGGATATCAGGGCATTATGTCTGCCATCGAGTGTATCTGTGATCACCGGGATGTGATTGTGTATGATGCGGAATCACATGCCTGCCTGATCGACGGGATTCGTTTGCACAAAGCCAAAATGGGGCAATACTACAAGTTTAACCATAATGATATGGCTAGCCTTGAAAAAAACCTGATCAGGGCTACCAAGCTTGCAGAAGAAAAAGGCGGCGGGGTTCTGGTGATTACCGAAGGCGTTTTTGGTATGTCGGGAAAAGTGGGAGACCTGAAGGCAATAGCCGAATTGAAAAAGAAATACCAGTTCCGTCTGATGGTGGATGATGCACATGGGTTCGGTACCATGGGGGAAACCGGCGCCGGTGCCGGCGAACTTTGCGGAGTACAAAAGGAAATTGACCTGTACTTCTCCACTTTTGCGAAATCGATGGCAGCCATTGGTGCATTCATAGCATCCGATGATCCGGAGATTATCATGTATCTGAAATATAACATGCGTTCTCAGACATACGCCAAAGCGTTACCAATGCCTTATGTTGAAGGGTGCCGCAAGCGTCTTGAGATGATCAAGTCCATGCCCGAGCTGAGATCCAAATTGTGGGAGAATGTGAAAGCTATGCAAGACGGGCTCCGTTCCCGTGGGTTCAATATAGGAGAAACGGAGTCACCGGTAACGCCTGTTTTTCTTCACAGCGAAGGAGGTATCCCCGAAGCTACCCGCATGGTACGTGACCTCAGGGAAAATATGGGCGTGTTCTGTTCCATTGTTGTTTACCCAGTGGTTCCGAAGGGGCAGATCATGCTCAGAATCATCCCGACGGCCGCTCATTCACTTGAAGATGTGGAGTATACCCTGGATGCTTTTACTACTCTGGCAGAGAAATTAAAGAACAGGGTATACCAGATAGAAGACGTACAGGAAGAGGTAGAATAGAATATTCCCCTTTTTGGGCTTTCTGAGGGCATTTTATATTAAAATGCCCTCTTTTTTATTTTTGATTCAGAATTTTAATTATTTATTAAAATTCTGATAATCAGTACATTGATTCCTGTTTGCCTTCAAAATTGTATTATAGGATTGTTTTTTTTTGTTTTTTGGGTTGCGTTAATGGTTTTAATTATTAAATTTCGGGCAAAACATGCATTTTGGGCGTGTTAGAGGCATTTATTAAACTAA
This portion of the Dyadobacter sp. CECT 9275 genome encodes:
- the queA gene encoding tRNA preQ1(34) S-adenosylmethionine ribosyltransferase-isomerase QueA — protein: MKLSEFKFDLPQSLIALHPSDRGESRLMVVHRKTGEIEHKSFSDLINYFDDGDVMAINDTKVFPARLYGQKEKTGAKIEVFLLRELNREMRLWDVLVDPARKIRVGNKLYFGDSDLVAEVIDNTTSRGRTIRFLYDGDNDAFMKLVDELGETPLPPEIITRRKVESSDRERFQTIFAEHIGAVAAPTAGLHFTKAMMKRLEIKGVDFAPITLHVGLGTFRNVDVEDLTKHKTDSENYRITQASADVINKAIDAKKRVCAVGTTSLKAIESSVSASGHLKAVEGWTDKFVFPPYDFKIANAMISNFQLPESILLMSACAFGGYDLIMKAYEIAIKEKYKFFTYGDAMLII
- a CDS encoding acetyl-CoA carboxylase biotin carboxylase subunit, whose product is MPEIKKILIANRGEIAMRIMRTAREMNIKTVAVFSEADRKSPHVRYADEAVCIGPPPSAESYLNGTRIIEACRALGVDAIHPGYGFLSENAAFAKQAEEAGITFIGPSSSAIEIMGSKLAAKQAAARYNIPMVPGTSEAITDRDQAKQIAKQIGYPVLIKASAGGGGKGMRVVEDETAFDEQMDRAVSEALSSFGDGSVFIEKYITSPKHIEIQILGDKHGNIIHLFERECSIQRRHQKVIEEAPSISIDDNIRNEMGRCAVDVARSCGYYGAGTVEFILDENRNFYFLEMNTRLQVEHPVTELITGVDLVKQMIFIAEGRELSIRQRDIFIKGHAVESRIYAEDPENNFLPGVGTLQTYRTPKGNGIRVDDGFEQGMEIPLYYDPMISKLITYGENRKEAIHKMVRAIEEYHISGVKTTLGFCRFVMCHEEFISGRFDTNFVGTYFKPALLSQIPTQEELALAALITSEALTKSATHTVPDGTGREANQSKWKQRRH
- a CDS encoding aminotransferase class I/II-fold pyridoxal phosphate-dependent enzyme codes for the protein MDIFEKLHNNSGPIGTPAKMLNSHHYFSFPMLEGELGPKMRFMGREVLNWSLNNYLGLANHPEVRKVDAEAAAKWGLAYPMGARMMSGNSTLHEAFEKELAEFVGKKDAFLLNYGYQGIMSAIECICDHRDVIVYDAESHACLIDGIRLHKAKMGQYYKFNHNDMASLEKNLIRATKLAEEKGGGVLVITEGVFGMSGKVGDLKAIAELKKKYQFRLMVDDAHGFGTMGETGAGAGELCGVQKEIDLYFSTFAKSMAAIGAFIASDDPEIIMYLKYNMRSQTYAKALPMPYVEGCRKRLEMIKSMPELRSKLWENVKAMQDGLRSRGFNIGETESPVTPVFLHSEGGIPEATRMVRDLRENMGVFCSIVVYPVVPKGQIMLRIIPTAAHSLEDVEYTLDAFTTLAEKLKNRVYQIEDVQEEVE